TTATAAAGAATATCGTTGCAAATAGCCAATTCTTCATACGGTCTTAATTTAGTCATTAATGACCCTACTGTTTCCACATAATGATAATAAGCCACATTACGCCATGTAATGGAATTGGCATGACACAAAACTTGAAGAGTAAAAACTGCATCTTCACGAAGAGATATATTTTCAGGATAGCAAATATTATTTTCTTTGATAATACTCGACCTAAACATTTTATTCCAGCACCATCCCAATAAATCTTTTTTTTCCAAATAGTATAAGTTTTCGACAAACACATGCGTAGGATTATGATCAAACAGTATGGGTTTCGATCCTTGCAGTGAGTCTTTCATAAGCCCTTGAAAAACTATATCCGCCATACTTCCATCAAAAAAAGCCGAAATAAATTGAGAAGACACCCAATCATCACTGTCAACGAATAAAATCCAATCTCCCAACGCTACTTTAAGTCCCGCGTTTCTCGCTGCACTTACACCATGATTCTTTTGATGAAGAACCTTAAATCTTCTATCTGAATGAGCATATTCATCACATATATTTCCAGAAATATCAGAACTACCATCATCAACAAGAATACATTCAAAATCGCTATAATCCTGATGTTTAATGCTATCCAAACAACGACGAAGCTTAGACTCTACATTATATACAGGTACTATGATTGATACTTTAGGCATTTATTAAAAGCATATTTTTTATTCTAACAATAAGCATTTCTATTTTCCATCTACACCTCAGATATTTCAAATCTGAAAGTTTCATTTTCTGCAACAAATCAGATAGAATACGATATTCGCCCTTTGAAAGATTTGAACGATGCTCCCAAAGAGAATAAACCAAAAAACCATAAATAAGTCCTTTACAAACCCCATACATTCTTTCATTCTTTTCGAAGGAAGCCACAATTTGTATATGTTCAAAAGTGATACGAATTCTTTCATGAGGATTCGTATAAAAAACGCTCATTGCTGAACTTTTTCGAATAAAATAATTATAATGACCAATATTACACATTGCATAGGTATGAATATTGTGCAAAATAGACGTAAAGAAAAGAAAGTCCTCTGATATTGATATCCCTGGAATAAAACGATGATTGCCTATAACCTTTTTTGCTATAATCTTATCCCAAAGGGCCCTATTGGGCTTATTGACCCATAAAAATGCTATTTTATCCCATTTATCATACAAATGATTATGCACAGATACTTTAACCTCTCTTCCAGCAAATCCAATGCATTTATAAGACTTCTGAATGACATCAACACTATTGAGTTTAGATGGAATTGTTAGAAAATCGCTAGAAATACTATCATCAGAATCAATGAAGGCAACAAATTGACCTTGTGCCATCTCCAAAGCAATGTTCCTTGCAATACTTACTCCTTCATTTTTTTTGTGTATTATACGAAATCTTGAATCATTTTGGGCATAAATATCGCATATTTCGGGTGAGTTATCTGTACTTCCATCATCTACAACTATGACCTCAAAATCTTGATTTTCCTGATTAAGAATGCTATCAAAACAATCTCGTAGAAATTTTCCCGCATTATACACAGGTATAATAACAGAAATGAATGGATATTTTTTATCCATATGTCTCATTATTTAAAGCAATCAGCCAAATAATCCATTGCGCAAGCTCGCATATCTTCTATTCTCTTGTTTACAGGAGCGAAATCGATAGGCCTTAATATTTCATCATTAGCTTTCAAGTCATCAATCATCTGATATCTGTCAGGCAATCCCATTTGCTCCAAAATGGCTGTAGCTCTATCATCGTCAGGATTATGCATACCAATCCAATTATAAGACCAAAATGGTCTATTAAAAAGAGATGAAAACAGAGTGCCATGGAATGACTGCGTTAATACGAGAGAAGCATTTTTCATTAGTCCTAAGAATGCCAAAGGACCGGTGTATTTGTACCTCTTGATCCCATATTTATCCAGATGATGGATAGCATGTGATTTCAAATCAATGGTATAAACGG
The Bacteroides luhongzhouii DNA segment above includes these coding regions:
- a CDS encoding glycosyltransferase family 2 protein encodes the protein MPKVSIIVPVYNVESKLRRCLDSIKHQDYSDFECILVDDGSSDISGNICDEYAHSDRRFKVLHQKNHGVSAARNAGLKVALGDWILFVDSDDWVSSQFISAFFDGSMADIVFQGLMKDSLQGSKPILFDHNPTHVFVENLYYLEKKDLLGWCWNKMFRSSIIKENNICYPENISLREDAVFTLQVLCHANSITWRNVAYYHYVETVGSLMTKLRPYEELAICNDILYNLRCEVVRLHPYNEYAIWAKNEFFKYKATIVRYAFYRKYYLSRTIRYCLLKEITHMVLDIQGLGTTDQLIFKICRMPLPLYLKDTIINIIAKFHGHKYYKGQI
- a CDS encoding glycosyltransferase yields the protein MDKKYPFISVIIPVYNAGKFLRDCFDSILNQENQDFEVIVVDDGSTDNSPEICDIYAQNDSRFRIIHKKNEGVSIARNIALEMAQGQFVAFIDSDDSISSDFLTIPSKLNSVDVIQKSYKCIGFAGREVKVSVHNHLYDKWDKIAFLWVNKPNRALWDKIIAKKVIGNHRFIPGISISEDFLFFTSILHNIHTYAMCNIGHYNYFIRKSSAMSVFYTNPHERIRITFEHIQIVASFEKNERMYGVCKGLIYGFLVYSLWEHRSNLSKGEYRILSDLLQKMKLSDLKYLRCRWKIEMLIVRIKNMLLINA